From Chryseobacterium shandongense, the proteins below share one genomic window:
- a CDS encoding DUF4138 domain-containing protein, with product MRTLLYTLLIFTAQFFTAQTATKEQIVSDLPEIEITEGINLHIISPEPIQYVDLSTEKLTGDLPSTNIARIKITDHPDSDEKGKINIPSVFVNGNTIGIITVVAQSFIAQYKVVHRNQDNLNTITNIHIQPEAMQPVEFDKMVFSNLELRKFSMDIIRKKSEKNPIREEKNLKLSFQLNNVYVMSAYIFLDMTIKNNSNLNYDIEDLKFSLEDKKIHKATNNQSVDLTPILQLNPQKHFRKNFRNIYVFKKFTYPNSKVMMIRLIEEQLSGRTIEMKVNYSDILKADTF from the coding sequence ATGAGAACTTTATTATACACCCTTTTAATATTCACAGCTCAATTTTTCACGGCTCAAACTGCAACCAAAGAACAGATTGTTTCCGATTTACCTGAGATTGAAATTACCGAAGGCATCAACCTGCATATTATCTCGCCTGAGCCCATTCAGTACGTGGATTTGTCAACAGAAAAACTGACTGGAGATTTGCCTTCTACAAACATTGCCAGAATAAAGATCACAGACCATCCTGATTCTGACGAGAAAGGAAAAATCAATATACCTTCCGTTTTTGTTAATGGAAATACTATTGGGATCATTACCGTTGTCGCACAATCTTTCATTGCACAGTATAAAGTGGTGCATAGAAATCAGGATAACCTCAATACGATTACCAATATTCATATACAGCCCGAAGCGATGCAGCCTGTAGAATTTGATAAAATGGTGTTCTCTAATCTTGAACTGAGAAAATTTTCGATGGATATTATTCGAAAAAAATCTGAAAAAAATCCGATTAGAGAAGAAAAAAATCTAAAACTCAGCTTCCAGCTCAATAATGTCTATGTGATGAGTGCTTATATTTTTTTAGATATGACCATCAAGAATAATTCTAATCTGAACTATGATATTGAGGATTTGAAATTCTCCTTGGAAGACAAAAAAATACACAAAGCCACCAATAACCAAAGTGTAGATCTAACACCCATTTTACAGCTCAATCCGCAGAAACACTTCAGAAAAAATTTCAGGAATATTTATGTTTTCAAAAAATTCACTTACCCAAACAGTAAAGTGATGATGATTCGCTTGATTGAAGAACAGCTCTCGGGGCGCACCATAGAAATGAAAGTCAACTATTCAGATATTCTGAAAGCAGATACCTTTTAA
- the traK gene encoding conjugative transposon protein TraK codes for MLIKNIEQRIKINKVISLSTIAFAVFIVIAGFFFAYRMIEDSRKSIYILDNGVPVLAKQTDVLLNRPVEYKAQIELFHRLFFTLAPDDTYIKDNIQKSLYLIDDSGKKEYTNLREKGFYNQIIASSSMVSIHTDSITLSMEQKKFSFFGKQMITRKSSVITRKLITEGFFEDIIRSPNNPHGVILKNWRIINNEELSNQNKNSY; via the coding sequence ATGCTTATCAAAAATATAGAACAAAGAATCAAGATCAACAAGGTCATTTCTTTATCCACCATTGCTTTTGCTGTTTTCATTGTCATTGCCGGATTTTTCTTTGCATACAGAATGATCGAGGATTCCAGAAAATCAATTTACATTTTAGACAATGGCGTTCCGGTTCTTGCCAAGCAGACTGATGTCCTGCTGAACCGACCTGTTGAATATAAAGCTCAAATTGAATTATTCCACAGATTGTTTTTCACACTCGCTCCCGATGATACCTATATCAAGGATAATATTCAAAAGTCATTGTATCTTATTGATGACAGCGGAAAAAAGGAATATACGAACCTAAGGGAAAAAGGATTTTACAATCAAATAATAGCTTCCAGTTCGATGGTCAGTATCCATACCGATTCGATTACGCTTAGTATGGAACAAAAGAAATTTAGCTTTTTCGGTAAGCAGATGATCACAAGAAAATCTTCTGTCATTACGAGGAAGCTCATCACCGAAGGTTTCTTTGAAGACATCATCAGAAGTCCCAATAATCCTCACGGTGTGATTCTTAAAAACTGGCGAATCATCAATAACGAGGAACTGTCCAATCAAAATAAAAATTCTTACTAA
- a CDS encoding type IV secretory system conjugative DNA transfer family protein → MQEQQHQIKIYGFLQKAVYAVVALDCASLFYLNANVPVVSNLLKNFSKLSFIYPPINAKFATLILIGLVAVGTKAKKKKDLNISKEIIAPMILGLLMIFSSLVWQNEAGNEKLPRVFPGFNLYQGIYAVLSFLGAVILQMGADSISKLMQQKMGKDRWNVEEESFDQNQELVTSDVTINIPYLFRYKNKSNKGWMNINPFRGTMVIGTPGSGKSFGVINPAIRQMIAKGFCLCIYDFKFPDLAQIAYYHYLLKKSKEADYDYNFHVINLKEVEKSKRVNPFHKKYIQTLAEAQEMAESMVSSLQKGGSSSGGGSEAFFTQSAINFLSSCIYFFATFENGKYSDLPHILSFMNRSYKEIFDTLFTNEEIFSLLSPFKTAYDNKAFDQLEGQIGTLKIFLSRLATKESFWVFSGDEVELKITDRENPSIIILASDPGTQDINSALYSSVLNRTLRLINSKHNLPGGIIADEFPTIYIHKIDNIVATARSNKVAVMLGLQEIPQLRQFYKKEVADTISAIVGNIISGSARDKNTLDWLEKLFGKIKQKSYSQSISQQGTTTSINEKMDNMIPAGKIAALKTGEMVGMIAQGEENDAEEYKTSAISGKINLDMKAIQEEEKNYVKMPSYYSFVDKKGVNRKEEVLMTNFRKINKEVELIVNENIKAA, encoded by the coding sequence ATGCAAGAGCAACAACACCAAATAAAGATCTATGGCTTTCTACAAAAAGCGGTGTACGCAGTCGTAGCACTCGATTGTGCTTCGCTTTTCTACCTTAATGCCAATGTTCCGGTAGTATCAAACTTGTTGAAAAATTTTTCAAAGTTGAGTTTTATCTACCCTCCTATCAATGCCAAATTTGCAACATTGATTCTGATTGGATTAGTGGCTGTCGGAACAAAAGCCAAGAAAAAGAAAGACCTTAATATTAGTAAAGAGATTATTGCTCCTATGATTTTGGGATTGCTGATGATTTTTTCTTCACTGGTTTGGCAGAATGAGGCAGGAAATGAAAAACTTCCAAGAGTGTTTCCCGGATTTAATCTCTATCAGGGAATCTATGCAGTTCTTTCTTTTTTAGGGGCAGTTATTCTTCAAATGGGTGCAGATAGTATTTCAAAACTGATGCAGCAGAAAATGGGAAAAGACCGATGGAATGTTGAAGAAGAATCTTTCGACCAAAATCAGGAATTGGTAACATCGGATGTCACAATCAATATTCCATACTTGTTCCGTTACAAAAACAAAAGCAATAAAGGTTGGATGAACATCAATCCTTTTAGAGGAACGATGGTCATTGGAACACCAGGTTCTGGTAAATCTTTTGGTGTGATCAATCCTGCCATAAGACAAATGATTGCAAAAGGTTTCTGTCTCTGCATCTACGATTTTAAATTTCCTGATCTAGCACAGATTGCATACTACCATTATTTGTTGAAAAAAAGTAAGGAAGCAGACTACGATTACAATTTCCACGTCATTAATCTGAAAGAGGTTGAAAAATCAAAACGAGTCAATCCATTTCACAAAAAGTACATCCAAACTTTAGCAGAAGCCCAGGAAATGGCAGAATCAATGGTTTCATCTCTACAGAAGGGAGGTTCGAGTTCCGGAGGTGGTTCTGAAGCTTTCTTTACCCAATCCGCCATCAATTTTCTGTCTTCCTGTATTTATTTTTTTGCAACATTTGAAAATGGAAAATATTCTGATCTGCCTCATATTCTTTCCTTTATGAACCGCAGTTATAAAGAAATTTTTGACACACTTTTTACCAACGAAGAAATTTTCTCTTTGCTTTCGCCTTTCAAAACGGCGTATGACAACAAAGCGTTTGATCAGCTGGAAGGACAAATTGGAACTTTGAAAATATTCCTTTCCCGATTGGCAACTAAAGAAAGCTTTTGGGTGTTTTCGGGAGATGAAGTGGAATTGAAGATTACTGATCGTGAAAATCCATCCATTATCATATTAGCATCAGATCCGGGAACACAGGATATTAACTCAGCCCTTTATTCCTCGGTGTTAAACAGGACTTTAAGATTGATCAATTCCAAGCACAATTTACCGGGAGGAATTATCGCAGACGAATTTCCGACGATTTATATTCATAAAATTGATAACATCGTGGCCACTGCAAGAAGCAATAAAGTTGCTGTAATGCTTGGATTACAAGAAATTCCGCAGCTCAGACAGTTCTACAAAAAAGAAGTTGCAGATACTATTTCTGCGATTGTTGGAAATATTATTTCCGGTTCTGCCAGAGACAAAAATACATTGGATTGGTTGGAAAAACTATTTGGGAAAATTAAACAGAAATCATACTCACAATCAATTTCACAGCAAGGGACGACCACCAGTATTAATGAAAAGATGGACAATATGATTCCTGCCGGAAAAATTGCGGCTCTGAAAACCGGAGAAATGGTTGGAATGATCGCACAGGGAGAAGAAAATGATGCTGAGGAATATAAAACGTCTGCAATTAGTGGTAAAATTAACCTGGATATGAAAGCGATTCAAGAAGAAGAAAAAAACTATGTTAAAATGCCATCTTATTACTCTTTTGTAGATAAAAAAGGGGTTAACCGCAAAGAAGAAGTGCTGATGACCAACTTTAGAAAGATCAACAAAGAAGTGGAACTCATTGTGAATGAAAATATTAAAGCTGCGTAA
- a CDS encoding membrane protein — MNKTITLTFCLLTILLPVMGFAQTDGDYSNLLQFLKGDGAFEKWFMEVFTKLDNSVQDSAAGSALVGKAIGGLGALMYLGYMGWQMAAGDREWEITPMLKPILIGFTLVYWSGFVSMIQAPFEAIAEPGISIFNDIESEVNDLRVERFKKQQQLLDAVIKLKAEEDAKQEVIENTTEDADDSWYDISEGLDKLIQPIKEWSIRMEFQMQKLVAELIEFCCLSILRICVYLIFFIQKIWSYILIILGPIAVGMALIPGFENSLYSWVSKFININLYTFVAYTIINIGQQLIASGYTMEIERYDTLLSNGTITNLDALMVYVSNSGMIYNQLFTCVAYVVTGIGVLMTPTIADSIVSAGGAGAMTKMKSAAGKMASSAKTAILAAKTGGASVAASAAAGSASGRVQRAMKKGK, encoded by the coding sequence ATGAATAAAACGATAACATTAACTTTTTGCTTATTAACAATTCTTTTACCTGTTATGGGTTTCGCCCAGACAGACGGTGATTACAGCAATCTACTCCAATTTTTAAAGGGAGATGGTGCCTTTGAAAAGTGGTTTATGGAAGTTTTTACAAAACTGGACAACAGTGTGCAGGATAGCGCCGCCGGTTCAGCTTTGGTAGGAAAAGCAATAGGCGGTTTAGGCGCTCTGATGTACCTCGGGTACATGGGTTGGCAAATGGCAGCCGGAGATAGAGAATGGGAAATCACACCGATGTTGAAACCAATTCTTATCGGATTTACCCTTGTTTACTGGAGTGGATTTGTCAGTATGATTCAAGCGCCATTTGAGGCCATTGCCGAACCCGGAATCTCAATTTTCAACGATATAGAATCGGAAGTCAATGATTTACGGGTCGAGAGATTTAAAAAGCAGCAACAATTACTGGATGCTGTCATCAAATTAAAGGCGGAAGAAGATGCCAAACAGGAAGTCATTGAGAATACTACTGAAGATGCGGATGATTCGTGGTATGACATCAGCGAAGGATTGGATAAACTCATTCAGCCCATCAAGGAATGGTCGATAAGAATGGAGTTCCAAATGCAAAAATTAGTAGCAGAACTCATTGAATTTTGTTGTCTTTCCATTCTTCGGATTTGTGTATATCTCATTTTCTTCATTCAAAAAATATGGTCTTACATTTTAATTATTTTGGGGCCGATAGCTGTTGGAATGGCTCTTATTCCCGGATTTGAAAATTCATTATACAGTTGGGTATCAAAATTCATCAACATTAATCTTTACACTTTTGTTGCCTATACGATCATCAACATCGGTCAGCAATTGATCGCTTCCGGTTATACAATGGAGATCGAAAGGTATGATACCTTATTATCCAATGGAACCATTACCAACTTAGACGCTTTGATGGTCTATGTGAGCAACTCCGGAATGATCTACAATCAGCTTTTCACCTGTGTTGCCTATGTTGTTACGGGAATCGGAGTACTAATGACCCCAACCATTGCAGACAGTATTGTTTCTGCAGGAGGGGCGGGAGCAATGACGAAAATGAAAAGTGCAGCAGGAAAAATGGCAAGCAGTGCTAAAACAGCAATATTGGCTGCCAAAACAGGAGGAGCTTCTGTAGCAGCAAGTGCAGCAGCAGGTTCAGCATCAGGCAGAGTTCAAAGAGCGATGAAAAAAGGAAAATAA
- a CDS encoding M23 family metallopeptidase, whose protein sequence is MKKLKYTFTLMALFYSCLCFAQFNTITPTIPKKSENPKVSEKSNIEDPVKQKKAKKSWKQVLNITTKSDLKNETKGSTKWLTSQIDSLKTLIKEYSSVKEIRKNEFEKLKDSLMLQAQNRVEETKKASKKQNFFTTYDFVDEPAASFSKIVMPLKNKITITSSYGTRTHPIFGTKKTHNGIDLKASYENVYSVMDGIVTATGWDSKGGGNFIKVKHFNRFETSYLHLSEMYYRAGEIVKAGFVIGKSGNTGNSTGPHLHFSVKEFGQNINPSHFLNDLIKVNNLIATYNE, encoded by the coding sequence ATGAAAAAACTAAAATACACATTTACATTGATGGCGCTGTTTTACAGCTGCTTATGCTTTGCCCAATTCAATACGATTACACCAACAATACCGAAAAAATCTGAAAATCCAAAGGTATCCGAAAAATCTAATATTGAAGATCCGGTAAAACAAAAGAAGGCTAAGAAATCTTGGAAGCAAGTTTTAAATATCACCACAAAATCAGATTTAAAAAATGAAACCAAAGGTTCGACGAAGTGGTTAACGAGTCAAATAGATTCACTGAAAACACTGATTAAAGAGTATAGCAGTGTAAAAGAAATACGAAAAAATGAGTTTGAAAAACTGAAAGATTCTTTGATGCTGCAAGCACAAAATAGAGTAGAAGAAACAAAGAAAGCATCAAAAAAACAAAACTTTTTTACAACGTATGATTTTGTAGACGAACCTGCAGCATCTTTTTCAAAAATTGTAATGCCTCTTAAAAACAAGATCACCATTACATCTTCTTATGGGACAAGAACTCATCCTATTTTCGGAACAAAAAAAACGCACAACGGCATCGACCTTAAAGCCAGTTATGAGAATGTCTATTCTGTAATGGATGGAATTGTTACAGCAACCGGTTGGGATTCTAAAGGCGGAGGGAATTTCATAAAGGTAAAACATTTTAACCGTTTCGAAACTTCCTATCTACATCTTTCAGAAATGTATTATCGAGCTGGAGAAATAGTAAAAGCTGGATTTGTCATCGGAAAAAGCGGGAATACCGGAAACTCCACAGGACCACATCTGCATTTTTCGGTGAAAGAATTCGGACAAAACATCAATCCTTCTCATTTTTTAAATGACCTCATAAAAGTAAACAATTTAATAGCAACATACAATGAATAA
- the traM gene encoding conjugative transposon protein TraM: MKKINFKEKKYVLPLLALPFLFLFGYVGAQFLKEDTSEKNKPKELSLSLGDTQDSIMTKNDAYDAFFKKEDNRTMLGGLDKEEDSLLNYDDQLSLDQKRKIDSLKAENGRQNRYQAKENQSSYYKPNQSQRDDKDYNRSSEIIKMLNDKSYGNQEDKYADTPKEKTQSVQPDPVKYLKEQMLVMDSLEKSRDPEYQSKLAAEQKLKSNKEKMEDFLNSTFNVSKSGINSGFNAFYKEKENSFIKAVIDENNKGFLGSRIRFRLLEDIFVGNKKIIKGSILYGQISGFSMQRVNLNIVSVFTKGEIYPVNLSIYDVDGMKGLYVPQSVFRDMMREMGSNSVQGTQMDMGGKGFFSSIGSSLFTSTSKSIANLIKENKAKLKYNSYVFLIDENQLKDSQNQQKK; encoded by the coding sequence ATTAAAAAAATAAATTTTAAAGAAAAAAAATATGTTCTGCCTCTTTTGGCTCTGCCATTTCTTTTTCTTTTCGGCTACGTAGGAGCACAGTTTCTCAAAGAAGATACTTCTGAAAAAAATAAACCAAAAGAATTGTCACTATCACTCGGCGATACGCAAGATTCCATTATGACCAAAAATGATGCGTATGATGCTTTTTTCAAAAAAGAGGATAACAGAACGATGCTTGGTGGTTTGGATAAAGAAGAAGATAGTTTATTGAACTATGATGACCAATTGTCACTGGACCAAAAAAGAAAAATTGACTCCTTAAAAGCAGAAAACGGAAGACAAAACAGATACCAGGCAAAAGAAAATCAATCCTCGTATTACAAACCAAATCAATCACAGAGGGATGACAAAGATTACAACAGGTCTTCAGAAATCATTAAAATGCTGAATGACAAATCTTACGGGAACCAAGAAGATAAATACGCAGATACACCAAAAGAAAAGACACAAAGTGTCCAACCAGACCCTGTAAAATATCTGAAAGAACAAATGCTCGTGATGGATTCTTTAGAAAAATCCCGTGATCCTGAGTACCAAAGTAAACTCGCAGCAGAACAAAAACTGAAGTCCAATAAAGAGAAAATGGAAGATTTTCTTAATTCAACTTTCAATGTGAGCAAATCCGGAATCAACAGTGGTTTCAATGCTTTCTATAAGGAGAAAGAAAACAGCTTTATCAAAGCGGTCATTGACGAAAATAACAAAGGCTTTCTTGGAAGCAGGATTAGGTTCCGATTGTTGGAAGACATCTTTGTCGGGAACAAAAAAATAATCAAAGGTTCGATATTATACGGACAAATCTCAGGATTTTCAATGCAGAGAGTCAATCTCAACATTGTATCTGTATTCACAAAAGGAGAAATCTATCCTGTCAATCTTTCGATTTATGATGTTGACGGGATGAAGGGATTGTACGTTCCGCAAAGCGTTTTCAGAGATATGATGCGGGAAATGGGAAGTAACTCAGTACAAGGAACTCAGATGGATATGGGCGGAAAAGGATTTTTCTCAAGCATTGGATCCAGCCTGTTTACATCAACATCTAAATCTATTGCCAACCTGATCAAAGAAAATAAAGCAAAACTGAAATACAACTCATATGTCTTTTTGATCGACGAAAATCAATTGAAAGATTCACAAAACCAACAAAAAAAATAA